The Gadus macrocephalus chromosome 20, ASM3116895v1 genome includes a region encoding these proteins:
- the LOC132448867 gene encoding LOW QUALITY PROTEIN: serine/threonine-protein kinase Chk2-like (The sequence of the model RefSeq protein was modified relative to this genomic sequence to represent the inferred CDS: inserted 2 bases in 1 codon), whose product FKSNLDTRLVLLQPCLIKTEDFYQTEDTYYIVLELMEGGELFNRVKAGQGLDEAVAKLYFYQMLMAVEYLHRNGIIXRDLKPENNLLASQAKTCLIKVTDFNQSKILEGENSSTRPRGMHLTNRRVQHDTPEAHFKPLHVFQM is encoded by the exons TTTAAATCCAACCTGGACACTCGGTTGGTTCTCCTCCAGCCATGTCTGATCAAAACAGAGGACTTCTACCAGACAGAGGACACGTATTACATTGTCCTGGAGctgatggaggggggagagctgTTTAACAGGGTGAAGGCGGGACAAGGCCTGGATGAGGCTGTGGCTAAACTCTACTTCTACCAGATGCTGATGGCAGTGGAGTACCTCCACAGGAATGGCATCAT CAGAGATCTGAAACCCGAGAATAATCTATTGGCTTCTCAGGCAAAGACCTGTCTCATTAAGGTCACAGATTTCAACCAGTCCAAGATTCTGGAGGGGGAGAACAGCTCAACGCGACCACGGGGCATGCACCTTACCAATAGACGAGTCCAACACGATACACCTGAAGCTCATTTTAAACCCTTGCACGTGTTTCAAATGTAA